One region of Natronolimnobius baerhuensis genomic DNA includes:
- a CDS encoding DUF7565 family protein, whose protein sequence is MAWECGINGCGSVFEDAESAIIHQATEHERPECKVCGTVVPDGYIAIRHAFTEHSRAEYVRAYGADSADVREREALLEEIEDVADLEAIATELKR, encoded by the coding sequence ATGGCCTGGGAATGCGGAATCAACGGCTGTGGGTCGGTGTTCGAGGACGCCGAGTCGGCGATTATCCATCAGGCAACCGAACACGAACGCCCAGAGTGCAAAGTCTGTGGGACTGTTGTCCCTGACGGCTACATCGCAATCCGACACGCGTTCACCGAACACAGCCGCGCCGAATACGTCCGCGCCTACGGTGCGGACTCTGCCGACGTCCGAGAACGGGAAGCACTTCTCGAGGAGATCGAAGACGTCGCTGATCTGGAAGCGATTGCGACCGAACTGAAGCGGTGA
- the polX gene encoding DNA polymerase/3'-5' exonuclease PolX, which produces MATNAEIAGRFEEFADLLEADDVEYKPRAYRRAAENIRAHPVPIADRIEAGDEEVLEEIDGVGDAISSKIVEYVDTGAIEELEDLHAELPIDIADITRIEGVGPKTAGKLYRELGIETLDDLEDAAEAGEIQEIKGFGPKTEENIRENLEFAREVGQRHLLGEGRPLADDVLGFLEGLEAVERCEVAGSIRRWRETIGDVDVLVGTNAGEDVIDAFTDWDSVDSEIESGPEKASVRVGEVRVDLRVVVPEEFGSALQYFTGSKDHNVTLRNYAIDRGMKLNEYGAFDVSGVDDADGGQRIGDRVAGETEEGMYESLGLPWIPPELREDRGEIEAAANDALPDLITREDIHGDLHTHTEWSDGNTSIEAMVEAAADLGYEFYGVADHAEGPGIVGGMGLSDTEILEQVEQIREVAAAVDIEVLAGIEANVDAAGEIGLTEEVIDALDVIVASPHSALDQDAETATDRLVTAVENRAVDVLGHPSGRMLNERSGLEFDGTALGRAAAEHDTALEVNANPRRLDLWGSAVQAALEEGAPISINTDAHQPSTLEYMRWGVHTARRGWAEPADVINTWDLEKLREFLH; this is translated from the coding sequence ATGGCGACAAACGCCGAAATCGCCGGCCGCTTCGAGGAATTTGCGGACCTACTCGAGGCCGACGACGTGGAGTACAAACCACGTGCCTACCGCCGTGCGGCGGAGAACATCCGCGCCCACCCAGTTCCCATTGCTGACCGGATCGAAGCCGGCGACGAAGAAGTTCTCGAGGAAATTGACGGCGTCGGCGATGCGATTTCGTCGAAGATCGTCGAGTACGTCGACACAGGGGCAATCGAGGAACTCGAGGACCTCCATGCCGAGTTGCCAATCGATATCGCAGACATCACCCGCATCGAGGGTGTCGGCCCGAAGACGGCCGGAAAATTGTACCGGGAACTCGGCATCGAAACGCTCGACGATCTCGAGGACGCCGCCGAAGCCGGCGAAATTCAGGAAATCAAGGGATTCGGCCCGAAGACTGAGGAAAATATCCGCGAGAACCTCGAGTTCGCCCGCGAGGTCGGCCAGCGCCACCTACTCGGTGAGGGCCGTCCGCTCGCCGACGACGTGCTCGGCTTTCTGGAGGGACTCGAGGCCGTCGAGCGGTGTGAGGTCGCGGGCTCGATCCGGCGCTGGCGGGAGACAATCGGCGACGTGGACGTCCTCGTCGGCACGAATGCTGGCGAGGACGTAATCGACGCGTTCACCGATTGGGATTCCGTCGACAGCGAGATTGAGTCAGGTCCCGAAAAGGCGAGCGTCCGCGTCGGCGAGGTTCGCGTCGACCTGCGCGTCGTCGTCCCCGAGGAGTTCGGCTCCGCCCTGCAGTACTTTACGGGGAGCAAGGACCACAACGTCACCCTTCGAAACTACGCAATCGACCGCGGGATGAAATTAAACGAGTACGGGGCCTTCGACGTCTCTGGCGTCGACGACGCAGACGGAGGGCAACGCATCGGCGACCGCGTCGCAGGCGAGACCGAGGAAGGCATGTACGAATCGCTCGGCTTGCCGTGGATCCCGCCCGAACTGCGCGAGGACCGCGGGGAAATCGAGGCCGCGGCAAACGACGCCCTCCCCGACCTCATCACGCGCGAGGACATCCACGGCGATCTCCACACCCACACCGAGTGGTCCGACGGCAACACGTCCATCGAGGCGATGGTCGAGGCCGCTGCCGACTTGGGCTACGAGTTCTACGGCGTCGCCGACCACGCCGAAGGCCCCGGTATCGTCGGCGGAATGGGCCTCTCCGACACCGAAATTCTCGAGCAAGTCGAGCAGATTCGTGAAGTCGCCGCCGCAGTCGATATCGAGGTCCTCGCCGGAATTGAGGCCAACGTCGACGCTGCGGGCGAGATCGGCCTCACTGAGGAGGTGATCGACGCCCTCGACGTGATCGTCGCTTCGCCCCACAGCGCGCTCGATCAGGACGCCGAAACCGCAACCGACCGGCTCGTCACCGCCGTCGAAAACCGCGCGGTCGACGTGCTCGGCCACCCCAGCGGCCGCATGCTCAACGAGCGCTCAGGTCTCGAGTTCGATGGCACCGCGCTCGGACGGGCAGCCGCGGAACACGACACGGCCCTCGAGGTCAACGCCAATCCTCGCCGGCTGGATCTGTGGGGCAGCGCCGTTCAGGCGGCCCTCGAGGAGGGAGCACCAATCTCGATCAATACGGACGCTCACCAGCCCTCGACGCTCGAGTACATGCGCTGGGGCGTCCACACCGCCCGACGCGGGTGGGCCGAACCTGCGGACGTGATCAACACTTGGGACCTCGAGAAACTGCGCGAGTTCCTGCACTAA
- a CDS encoding HTTM domain-containing protein — translation MSVERPVPHQTVTKYAMRYWELCLPIRRGVRTRFEIDTRALAVLRISLGLILLADLIHRAGSLEVYYTNAGVHPVSLYESSYSRYTGLSLHALSGDLWFQQLLFVVAGIVAVAFIVGYRTRLVGVISLVLLISLHARNPAVLNGGDRLLRVLLFVALLAPLGERWSLDALRRGRARSKVVGFATAALLLQPLVVFTQNAILKHEGDTWYSGEAVGIALANDEMTILLGNALQEYGTLLEALTWGWVFLLSGSILCLWLTTGWLRVCFVGIYLSAFAGMLVSMSVGLFPFVLAASVVPFLSTPFWNTLARLVPSSRANWRPRAATLGPLARAPVERRVLASLRERGYDSAASFAISYGRSLLTIASVLVLVWMLLFAGTHASDYEVPAEIDSPHLDEQRWGLYTPDPSESYGWFTVEAGFENESTVEAFEGGDIAADRPPDAAAEYDSFRERKYLEDVRSSGRGETNGLIARNYADHACVRAVDTHGEAVETVTVYRMIQSSPVDGEYEDPRPLTVIEWDCTASEPLDE, via the coding sequence ATGAGCGTCGAGCGCCCGGTCCCCCACCAGACAGTCACCAAGTACGCGATGCGATACTGGGAGCTGTGTCTCCCGATTCGTCGCGGCGTTCGGACACGGTTCGAAATTGATACGCGAGCGCTCGCTGTCCTCCGGATCTCGCTCGGGCTGATTCTACTTGCCGACCTGATCCACCGCGCAGGCAGCCTCGAGGTGTATTATACTAATGCCGGTGTGCACCCAGTCTCGCTGTACGAGTCGTCGTACAGCCGATATACTGGACTCTCCCTTCACGCACTTTCGGGCGATTTGTGGTTCCAGCAACTGTTGTTCGTCGTCGCCGGTATCGTTGCGGTGGCGTTCATCGTCGGTTATCGAACGCGACTCGTCGGTGTCATCTCACTCGTCCTGTTGATCTCGTTGCACGCGCGCAATCCAGCGGTGCTCAACGGCGGCGACCGACTGCTGCGCGTGTTGTTGTTTGTCGCTCTCCTTGCTCCACTCGGCGAACGGTGGTCACTCGATGCGCTCCGACGGGGCCGCGCGCGCTCAAAAGTAGTTGGCTTCGCGACGGCCGCCCTGTTGCTCCAACCACTGGTCGTGTTCACCCAGAATGCGATCCTCAAACACGAGGGTGACACCTGGTACAGCGGCGAGGCAGTCGGGATTGCACTCGCAAACGACGAGATGACGATCCTGCTCGGAAACGCTCTCCAGGAGTACGGAACGTTGCTCGAGGCGCTCACCTGGGGCTGGGTGTTCCTGCTGAGTGGCTCAATTCTCTGCCTGTGGCTGACGACCGGCTGGCTGCGGGTGTGTTTCGTGGGCATCTATCTGAGCGCGTTCGCCGGAATGCTCGTCTCGATGTCCGTCGGCCTGTTCCCGTTTGTCCTTGCGGCCTCGGTCGTCCCGTTTTTGTCCACGCCGTTCTGGAACACGCTTGCTCGGTTGGTTCCCTCGAGCAGAGCCAACTGGCGTCCGCGCGCAGCGACGCTGGGACCGCTGGCTCGAGCGCCGGTCGAACGGCGTGTCCTCGCTTCGCTTCGAGAGCGGGGCTATGACTCGGCGGCCTCGTTTGCGATTTCGTACGGCCGCTCGTTGCTGACTATCGCCAGCGTGCTCGTCCTCGTCTGGATGCTCCTGTTCGCTGGGACCCACGCCAGCGACTACGAGGTGCCAGCCGAGATTGACTCACCGCATCTCGATGAGCAGCGCTGGGGGCTATACACGCCGGATCCGTCGGAATCCTACGGCTGGTTCACGGTTGAAGCCGGGTTCGAAAACGAGTCGACAGTCGAGGCTTTCGAGGGCGGCGATATTGCCGCTGACCGACCACCGGATGCCGCTGCGGAGTACGACTCGTTCCGGGAACGAAAGTACCTCGAGGACGTTCGTAGCTCCGGGCGAGGCGAAACAAACGGGCTCATCGCGCGAAACTACGCGGACCACGCGTGCGTCCGCGCTGTAGACACCCACGGCGAGGCTGTCGAGACAGTGACGGTCTACCGGATGATCCAGTCCAGTCCGGTCGACGGCGAATACGAGGACCCGCGCCCGCTGACGGTGATTGAGTGGGACTGCACCGCGTCGGAACCGCTCGATGAATAA
- a CDS encoding DUF5615 family PIN-like protein, with protein sequence MRVLLDVMCGGLVAYLRMCNHDTVYAGERGLESDDALLALAREEDRTVVTRDVDLAARAVESPGSILLEARDVEAQLEKLAAAGVELELADEPQFCGRCNGALEVVTRTATTPEYAPDPDEIDVWRCHDCDQHFWRGSHWVRVAETLSRVTASGTDDSLT encoded by the coding sequence ATGCGAGTACTCCTCGACGTCATGTGCGGCGGTCTCGTTGCGTACCTTCGAATGTGCAACCACGACACCGTCTACGCCGGCGAGCGCGGCCTCGAGTCTGACGACGCCCTCCTGGCACTCGCACGCGAAGAGGATCGAACGGTCGTCACGCGAGATGTCGACCTCGCGGCCCGCGCTGTGGAGTCGCCTGGCTCAATTTTGCTCGAGGCACGCGATGTCGAAGCTCAACTCGAAAAACTCGCTGCAGCCGGCGTTGAACTCGAACTCGCAGACGAGCCGCAGTTTTGCGGGCGGTGCAACGGGGCGCTCGAGGTGGTCACCCGGACGGCGACAACGCCTGAGTACGCCCCGGATCCCGACGAAATAGACGTATGGCGCTGCCATGACTGCGACCAGCACTTCTGGCGCGGCAGTCACTGGGTCCGAGTTGCAGAAACACTTTCGCGGGTGACTGCGAGCGGCACAGACGACTCACTCACTTAG
- a CDS encoding rhomboid family intramembrane serine protease — MAKCDVCGEDENMPYNCRHCGGTYCGDHRLPENHNCTGLENWNDPKGVFDSGFDDSVQAGSSASKSTSQKVLDAVPIDTGPGGPLAYFRGNATYTILLLIWITWAAQMLVASLGGSNLYRSVFVLTPQNPEFVWTWVTSTFSHALPPRIFHIVFNSIVIFFFGPLVERYVGSKKFAILFVISGALAGLGQVAIQISQGLAETPFGGVVGASGAALAIMGVITVLNPNLRVYLMMIIPMPLWALTAGIAFISIFFVGTGGGGNIAHAAHLIGLLIGLAYGEYIKRTKNIRTPSQLQLGGGGPGGPGGPGGPGGPGRRRF, encoded by the coding sequence ATGGCCAAGTGCGACGTGTGTGGGGAGGATGAAAATATGCCGTACAACTGTCGCCACTGCGGCGGCACCTACTGCGGTGACCACCGATTACCGGAAAATCACAACTGTACCGGCCTCGAGAACTGGAACGACCCGAAAGGCGTCTTCGATAGCGGGTTCGACGACAGCGTGCAAGCTGGCTCGAGTGCGTCAAAATCGACGTCACAGAAGGTGCTCGATGCTGTTCCAATCGATACCGGTCCCGGCGGCCCGTTGGCGTACTTCCGGGGCAATGCAACCTATACAATTCTCCTGCTGATCTGGATCACGTGGGCTGCGCAGATGCTTGTGGCCTCCCTTGGTGGCTCGAATCTTTACCGGTCGGTGTTCGTGCTGACGCCCCAGAATCCGGAGTTCGTTTGGACATGGGTCACGTCGACCTTTTCACACGCGCTGCCGCCTAGAATTTTCCACATCGTCTTCAACAGTATTGTGATATTCTTCTTCGGACCGCTCGTCGAGCGCTACGTCGGCTCGAAGAAGTTTGCAATTCTGTTCGTCATCAGCGGTGCGCTTGCCGGTCTCGGACAGGTTGCGATTCAGATTTCCCAAGGCCTTGCGGAGACTCCCTTCGGCGGCGTTGTTGGAGCCAGCGGTGCTGCACTCGCGATCATGGGCGTTATCACTGTTCTCAACCCGAACCTCCGGGTCTACCTCATGATGATTATCCCGATGCCACTGTGGGCCCTCACCGCCGGTATCGCGTTCATCAGCATCTTCTTCGTCGGAACAGGTGGTGGTGGAAATATCGCACACGCAGCCCACCTTATCGGACTGCTCATCGGGCTTGCCTACGGTGAGTACATCAAGCGAACGAAAAACATCCGAACCCCAAGCCAGTTGCAACTCGGCGGTGGCGGTCCCGGAGGTCCCGGCGGCCCAGGCGGTCCGGGCGGCCCCGGCCGCCGTCGCTTCTAA
- a CDS encoding transcription elongation factor Spt5: MGIFAVKTTASQERTVADMIINREEPEIHAALAPDSLTSYVMVEAEGNSALNRVLEDIPHARTIVPGESDISEVEHFLSPKPDVEGIAEGDIVELIAGPFKGEKAQVQRIDEGKDQVTVELYEATVPIPVTVRGDQIRVLDSDER, encoded by the coding sequence ATGGGTATTTTCGCCGTCAAGACGACCGCGAGCCAAGAACGCACTGTCGCGGACATGATTATCAACCGCGAGGAGCCGGAGATTCACGCCGCGCTCGCGCCCGACTCGCTCACGTCGTACGTGATGGTCGAAGCTGAGGGTAACTCCGCCTTGAATCGCGTGCTCGAGGATATTCCCCACGCCCGGACTATTGTCCCCGGGGAGTCCGACATTTCGGAAGTAGAGCATTTCCTCTCGCCGAAACCAGACGTCGAGGGAATCGCAGAAGGCGACATCGTGGAACTCATCGCCGGGCCGTTCAAAGGTGAGAAAGCGCAGGTCCAGCGCATCGACGAAGGCAAAGACCAGGTGACCGTCGAACTGTACGAGGCGACGGTTCCGATTCCAGTAACGGTTCGGGGCGACCAGATTCGGGTGCTCGACAGCGACGAGCGATAG
- a CDS encoding protein translocase SEC61 complex subunit gamma: MDVPYDLTSYVRVLKMATTPTTEEFTQVAKIAGAGILFVGFIGFIIGTLMLVLPAGGGL; the protein is encoded by the coding sequence ATGGACGTTCCGTACGATCTCACCTCGTACGTGCGGGTGTTAAAAATGGCGACGACACCCACCACCGAGGAATTCACGCAGGTAGCGAAAATCGCCGGTGCAGGGATCCTATTCGTTGGATTCATCGGCTTCATCATTGGCACGCTCATGCTGGTCCTTCCAGCGGGTGGTGGGCTCTAA
- a CDS encoding S1C family serine protease, with the protein MSDHQQAHRSRRRVLCGLGATVVASAFGTSATAATVRTRQDGTDDTDGLNGDADTAGRYADIYEEVIDDVVLVTVGGPEDEGPEGMGSGFVLEDDYVVTNNHVVGDASEVELQFRDEQWTTAEVVGTDAHSDIAVLDPEEVPDAVDGLSFVEETPTIGQEVLALGNPLGFDASITQGIVSGVDRSLPSPTGFSIPAAIQTDASLNPGNSGGPLVTLEGEVVGIVFAGASQTIGFAISAQLADRVVPELIETGEYTHPYMGVGVLPVDPVLADANDLEEARGVLVTEIVPGGPADGVLEAADGGTVTGDTVIPTGGDVIVAIEDEPIPNQDALSASLALETSPGDSIDLEVIRDGERETVDLELEERPAVDGP; encoded by the coding sequence ATGTCGGACCACCAGCAGGCACACCGTTCCCGCCGCCGAGTTCTCTGTGGCCTTGGTGCCACCGTTGTGGCGAGTGCGTTCGGAACATCAGCCACAGCAGCGACGGTGCGAACGCGCCAGGATGGAACCGATGACACTGACGGCCTGAACGGAGATGCAGACACAGCCGGTCGCTACGCAGACATCTACGAAGAGGTCATCGACGACGTTGTCCTCGTCACTGTCGGCGGCCCGGAAGACGAGGGCCCTGAAGGAATGGGTTCGGGCTTCGTCCTCGAGGACGATTACGTCGTCACCAACAACCACGTCGTCGGCGACGCATCCGAGGTCGAACTGCAGTTTAGAGACGAACAGTGGACAACAGCTGAAGTCGTCGGCACGGACGCCCACAGCGATATTGCGGTTCTGGACCCTGAAGAGGTTCCTGACGCGGTCGACGGACTCTCGTTCGTCGAGGAAACGCCGACGATTGGACAGGAGGTCCTCGCTCTCGGGAACCCGCTTGGCTTTGACGCCTCGATCACCCAGGGCATCGTCAGCGGTGTCGACCGGTCGCTGCCGAGTCCAACCGGCTTTTCGATCCCGGCAGCGATCCAGACCGACGCCTCGCTCAACCCCGGCAACAGCGGCGGCCCACTTGTCACCCTCGAGGGTGAGGTCGTCGGCATCGTCTTTGCGGGTGCGAGCCAGACGATTGGGTTTGCAATTTCGGCGCAACTGGCCGACCGTGTCGTTCCCGAACTGATTGAGACTGGCGAGTACACCCACCCCTACATGGGTGTTGGCGTCCTGCCAGTCGATCCTGTTCTCGCCGACGCCAACGACCTCGAGGAGGCCCGCGGCGTCTTAGTCACCGAAATCGTCCCGGGCGGGCCCGCCGATGGCGTCCTCGAGGCAGCGGACGGGGGAACCGTCACTGGCGACACCGTGATTCCAACTGGGGGCGACGTCATCGTCGCCATTGAAGACGAACCGATACCCAATCAAGACGCACTCTCAGCGTCTCTCGCCCTCGAGACCTCGCCGGGCGACAGTATCGATCTCGAGGTTATCCGCGATGGCGAACGCGAAACGGTCGACCTAGAACTCGAGGAGCGCCCGGCCGTTGATGGCCCCTGA
- a CDS encoding mandelate racemase/muconate lactonizing enzyme family protein, with the protein MGVDYSSLHDPNAEYTMRELSAENMNVTRERGGGRDVEITDIQTTMVDGNFPWTLVRIYTDAGVVGTGEAYWGAGVPELTERMKPFLVGENPLDIDRLTEHLVQKMSGEGSIAGVTITAISGIEVALHDLAGKILDVPAYQLLGGKYRDEMRVYCDCHTEEEADPIACADEAERVVDELGYDALKFDLDVPSGHEKDRANRHLRGPEIEHKASIVEAVTERVGSRADVAFDCHWTFSGGSAKRLAERLEEYDIWWLEDPVPPENHDVQREVTQSTTTPITVGENVYRKHGQRRLIEEQALDIIAPDMPKVGGMRETVKIANLADMYYMPVAMHNVASPVSTMGSAHVGAAIPNSLAVEYHSYELGWWEDLVEEDVIEDGYIEIPEKPGLGVTLDMDVVADHMVEGEDLFDEA; encoded by the coding sequence ATGGGAGTCGATTATTCGAGTCTGCACGATCCGAACGCGGAGTATACGATGCGGGAGCTGTCCGCCGAAAACATGAACGTCACGCGCGAGCGCGGGGGCGGCCGTGACGTCGAAATTACCGACATCCAGACGACAATGGTCGACGGAAACTTCCCGTGGACGCTCGTGCGCATCTACACCGATGCGGGCGTCGTTGGCACCGGCGAAGCCTACTGGGGCGCTGGCGTCCCCGAACTCACCGAGCGGATGAAGCCGTTCCTCGTCGGCGAGAACCCACTCGATATCGACCGACTCACCGAGCACCTCGTCCAGAAGATGTCCGGCGAGGGCTCGATTGCCGGCGTCACCATCACCGCCATCTCCGGCATCGAAGTCGCCCTGCACGACCTCGCGGGCAAGATTCTGGACGTGCCGGCCTACCAACTCCTTGGTGGCAAGTACCGCGACGAGATGCGCGTCTACTGTGACTGCCACACCGAAGAAGAGGCCGACCCAATCGCCTGCGCCGACGAGGCCGAACGCGTCGTCGACGAACTCGGCTACGACGCGCTGAAGTTCGACCTCGACGTGCCCTCGGGCCACGAGAAAGATCGCGCGAACCGCCACCTGCGCGGCCCGGAAATCGAGCACAAAGCGAGCATTGTCGAGGCCGTCACCGAACGCGTCGGCTCGCGTGCCGACGTCGCCTTCGACTGTCACTGGACGTTCTCCGGCGGCAGCGCGAAGCGACTCGCCGAGCGACTCGAGGAGTACGACATCTGGTGGCTCGAGGACCCCGTCCCGCCGGAGAACCACGACGTACAACGGGAGGTCACGCAGTCGACGACGACGCCGATTACGGTCGGCGAGAACGTCTACCGCAAACACGGCCAGCGCCGACTGATCGAAGAGCAGGCCCTCGACATCATCGCGCCGGACATGCCGAAAGTCGGCGGCATGCGCGAGACGGTCAAAATCGCCAACCTCGCGGACATGTACTACATGCCGGTCGCGATGCACAACGTCGCCTCGCCGGTGTCGACGATGGGCAGCGCCCACGTCGGCGCGGCGATTCCGAACTCGCTCGCTGTCGAGTACCACTCCTACGAACTCGGCTGGTGGGAGGACTTAGTCGAAGAAGACGTCATCGAGGACGGCTACATCGAAATCCCCGAAAAACCGGGTCTCGGCGTGACGCTCGACATGGATGTCGTCGCAGACCACATGGTCGAGGGCGAAGACCTCTTCGACGAAGCGTAG
- a CDS encoding DUF5788 family protein, producing MQAYERKQLLERVERDGATVGADIPETIEVQGEELDLRTFVFEIKRRETVPAGERDRVEQAKQNLRRERNERLELIEEGDISREEGEELAGSIIGIDRALNALESLGPTNLEREQKVQQAADTKRWMSFLKKALGQDDDAGTRRGR from the coding sequence GTGCAAGCATACGAGCGCAAGCAACTGCTCGAGCGCGTCGAGCGCGACGGTGCGACCGTCGGTGCGGACATCCCGGAGACCATCGAGGTTCAGGGTGAGGAACTCGACCTCCGGACGTTCGTCTTCGAGATCAAGCGCCGCGAGACGGTGCCGGCCGGCGAACGCGACCGCGTCGAGCAAGCAAAACAGAACCTGCGGCGTGAACGCAACGAGCGCCTCGAGCTAATCGAGGAAGGAGATATCTCCCGCGAAGAGGGCGAGGAACTCGCCGGGAGCATCATCGGCATCGACCGCGCGTTGAACGCCTTAGAGAGTCTCGGCCCGACGAACCTCGAGCGCGAGCAGAAAGTCCAGCAAGCGGCTGACACGAAGCGCTGGATGTCCTTCCTCAAGAAGGCGCTGGGACAGGACGACGACGCGGGCACACGGAGGGGGCGCTAG
- a CDS encoding endonuclease V has protein sequence MTSPRPDLEPDASLSRAEMESLQRDIAAAAVFDDDLAFDPTLLSNPLAAAAGGADGDQPIVAGVDQSFLTNDEGEQDRALSAVVAMQGGEVLERVHAITPLESPYIPGLLSFREGRPILAALEKLSVDPDLLLFDGSGRIHFRQAGIATHMGVVLDVPAIGIAKSLLCGEPREDTADRSEGTRIAIEADDSVDAPAGTVLGYAVQTRQYDSPNRYINPLYVSPGHRVGAETAADIALALAASYKLPEPVRLADSEATAAKPGGED, from the coding sequence ATGACCAGCCCTCGCCCTGACCTCGAGCCCGACGCCTCCCTCTCGAGAGCCGAGATGGAGTCACTCCAGCGCGACATTGCGGCAGCCGCGGTGTTCGACGACGACCTCGCGTTCGATCCGACGCTGCTGTCGAATCCGCTGGCTGCGGCCGCGGGCGGTGCGGACGGCGACCAGCCAATCGTCGCCGGCGTCGATCAGTCGTTTTTGACGAACGACGAGGGCGAGCAAGACCGCGCGCTCAGTGCCGTCGTCGCCATGCAAGGCGGGGAGGTGCTCGAGCGAGTCCACGCGATTACGCCACTCGAGAGTCCCTACATTCCGGGCTTGCTCTCCTTTCGCGAGGGACGGCCGATTCTGGCGGCGCTCGAGAAGCTCTCCGTCGACCCCGATCTCCTGCTGTTCGACGGCAGCGGACGCATTCACTTCCGGCAGGCAGGCATCGCGACGCACATGGGCGTCGTACTGGACGTGCCAGCTATTGGGATCGCAAAGAGTCTGCTCTGTGGCGAGCCACGCGAGGACACGGCGGATCGCTCGGAAGGGACACGCATCGCCATCGAGGCGGACGACTCCGTCGACGCACCTGCAGGGACTGTCCTCGGCTACGCCGTCCAGACCCGCCAGTACGACTCGCCGAATCGCTACATCAACCCGCTGTACGTCAGCCCCGGCCACCGTGTCGGCGCGGAGACGGCAGCCGACATCGCGCTCGCGCTGGCCGCGTCGTACAAACTGCCAGAGCCCGTTCGACTCGCCGATAGCGAAGCAACGGCGGCGAAACCGGGCGGTGAGGACTAA
- a CDS encoding PHP-associated domain-containing protein: MSDGVKATVDCHVKILNEAVVERAKQAGLDVLVYAPHFTRLPEIRDQASAYSDDDLLVVPAREVFTGSWRNRKHVLAIGLSDPVPDFISLEAAMAEFDRQDAAVLVPHPTFATVCLSETDIAQYAEMIDALETFNPKHLPFHNRRARALAREYDLAPFTSSYAHLSRTVGTAYTVFETAIDTETDLLEALHDPAPRRIAHETGLERWETTASELAHLGYENTWKKVDRLFLSGTEPTHPNHIAYEGRFDDVSVY, from the coding sequence GTGAGCGACGGAGTGAAGGCGACGGTCGATTGCCACGTGAAAATTCTCAATGAGGCTGTCGTTGAGCGAGCGAAGCAGGCCGGCCTCGACGTACTCGTCTATGCACCTCATTTTACACGCCTGCCCGAAATTCGTGACCAAGCGTCGGCCTATTCGGACGACGACCTCCTTGTCGTCCCCGCACGCGAGGTCTTTACTGGCTCGTGGCGCAACCGCAAACACGTCCTCGCAATCGGTCTCTCCGACCCCGTTCCGGACTTTATCTCGCTCGAGGCAGCGATGGCCGAATTCGACCGACAAGATGCGGCGGTGCTCGTGCCACATCCGACATTTGCCACCGTGTGTCTCTCGGAAACAGACATCGCACAGTACGCCGAGATGATCGACGCTCTCGAGACGTTCAACCCGAAGCATTTGCCGTTTCACAATCGTCGCGCCCGAGCGCTTGCACGCGAGTACGATCTTGCGCCGTTTACCTCCTCGTACGCCCACCTCTCGCGGACAGTCGGCACAGCCTACACCGTCTTCGAGACCGCAATCGACACTGAGACGGACCTTCTCGAGGCCCTCCACGACCCCGCGCCACGCCGGATCGCCCACGAAACCGGCCTCGAGCGCTGGGAAACGACGGCCAGCGAACTGGCCCATCTTGGCTACGAGAACACCTGGAAGAAGGTAGATCGACTCTTTTTGTCGGGGACGGAACCAACGCACCCGAACCATATCGCCTATGAGGGCCGGTTCGACGACGTGTCTGTCTACTAA